The DNA sequence CCGCCGACGTGCTGGTGATCGCCGTGCCCAGCGCATTCCTGCAGGCCACCATGGACCTGCTGGACCCCTCCGAGTTGAAGGGGAAGACCGTCTTCAGCGCGGTAAAGGGGATCGTGCCGGCGACCAACCAGATCGTGGGCAGTTATCTCTTCGAGCACAAGGCTGTGGCCGAGAACGACTTCGGGGTGATCTGCGGTCCCTGCCATGCCGAGGAGGTGGCCCTGGAGCGCCTCAGCTACCTCACCATCGCCTGCCAGGACACGGCCAAGGCACAGGCCATGGGCAAAGCCTTGAACGGCCGCTTCATGAAGACCACGCTCAGCGACGACATCTACGGCACCGAGTACGCCGCCATCCTGAAGAACGTGATCGCCGTTTGCGCCGGCATCAGCGTGGGGCTGGGCTACGGCGACAACTTCCGCGCGGTACTGGTGAGCCGCGCCATCCAGGAGATCGCCCGCTTCGTGGAGGCGGTGCATCCCATCCGGCGCGACATCAACGAACCGGCCTACCTGGGCGATCTGTTGGTGACGGCCTACTCCACCTTCAGCCGCAACCGCGAGTTCGGCACCATGGTGGGCAAGGGCTACAGCGTGCGCGCAGCCCAGATGGAGATGAACATGGTGGCCGAGGGTTACCATGCCGTGAAGTGCGTGCATGAGATCAACCAGCAGCTCAAGGTGGACATGCCCATCACAGAGACCACCTACCGCATCCTCTACGAGAAGATGGCGCCCATGATGGAGATGCGTTTGCTGAGCGATCGGCTGGCGTAGGAAGACCACAGAGCCTATGGGAACCACAGAGGTCACAGAGAGATCAGGACCAATGGCCATGGCCCAACCCGTTCTGGCGGGCGGCTTTCCGCGGCAATAACTCCGTGCCCTCCGTGCCTCTGTGGTGAACGAATACACGAGCATGCCCCGCATACGCCTCCACTGGGATTTCTTCGGGCCCGATGCGCCCGTGACCGCAGAGCACTTCCTCAGGCACCTGGACGAGTTCTGCGCACGTGAAGACGTGAGCGGATACGAACACTGGACACGCCATGATGCGGTGCGCACCACGGCCATCATGGAATGCGACGAACGATACTTGAAGATGCTGCGCGAAGCCCTGCGCCCGGTGCGGGGGGAGCGTGTGCTCGGGGAATGACCCCTGGTCAGCGTATGAAGCGCACCACCTTGCGCAACTCGCCTGCCTGCAGTCGCACCAGGTAGGCGCCTGCCGCCAGGTCCTGCACATCCACACGCATGCGCTGGCCACCTGCCGGAATGCGGGCCGACAACAACTGCCGCACCTGCCTGCCACTGCTGTCGAGGAGATCCAGCGCCACCATGCCGCCAACTTCCAGGTCGATGGTGATGTACACCTC is a window from the Flavobacteriales bacterium genome containing:
- a CDS encoding NAD(P)H-dependent glycerol-3-phosphate dehydrogenase, with protein sequence MERKIAVIGAGSWGTALVKLLSANADKVGWWVRRESTIEHIRKYGHNPDYISAAQFEVDRLAMSNDIHAVVSAADVLVIAVPSAFLQATMDLLDPSELKGKTVFSAVKGIVPATNQIVGSYLFEHKAVAENDFGVICGPCHAEEVALERLSYLTIACQDTAKAQAMGKALNGRFMKTTLSDDIYGTEYAAILKNVIAVCAGISVGLGYGDNFRAVLVSRAIQEIARFVEAVHPIRRDINEPAYLGDLLVTAYSTFSRNREFGTMVGKGYSVRAAQMEMNMVAEGYHAVKCVHEINQQLKVDMPITETTYRILYEKMAPMMEMRLLSDRLA